The sequence TTAATTTCGATAATATATACTAAATTTTGTATATTTTGTAAATAGTATAGGTAGTAATTTTTCGTTATTGTAGAGAGTTTTTGCAGTCAAATCTGAACAGGTGTGATGTGGGCTGGCAGGATTTTTCTTCCGAGACCATGCAGACCTTTGCCCGGGAACTTCAGATCATGAACCGCGAATGGGGACTGGAACTGACCACCTGCGGGGAATCCATTGATTTGAGCCCCTGGGGAGTGGAACACGGCCGATGCATTGATGATCGGCTCATGGTGCGCCTGTTTTCCGAGGACAGGAAACTGATGGCGTTCCTGGGAGCCCGTCCTGCCCTGTTCGGCAAAATGGAATGGGAATACATGAAAGACAAGGGACAACGAAAGGAATGCGGGTGCATTGTCAGCAAGGACATCGGCATGTACAATACCTGCCCGCACCTGTGCAGATATTGTTATGCCAACACCTCGGAAAGCGCAGTCATGAAAAATCGTCAGGGACACGCCAGTACCAACGAAAGCATTGTACCCTTTTGAGGATGCCGGCAAAGACCGTTGTCCCCACATTGTCCCATAAGGGCCATCAGACAATCGAGTAGGGTGAAGCAGAGTGATCAACTCTGCTTCACCCCTCTCACAGAACCGTGCGTACAGGCCTCGTACACGGCTCCTGTTCTATCTTATCCCCGATTTATAGGGGGGAAGCTCACCCGTACCCCTGTGTCAGGGAAGTTGTCGCCTCTTCTGAAATAATTGCTTTTTTAACTAAAGAAATTTTTGTAATTCAGTATTTCAATTGTTTACCACGACACATATTGATTTTTATTTAATTGCATAACGCCACCATAATTTAACGTTTGAAGCGCAGCGTAATACGTTCAAGTTAATAGCTTTGTTAAGATTATTCCACAAAATCTGCATTTGAATGTCCTAAAAATCCGCTTAAGGGGTGTCGTAGTGGCCCTTCACTACCGAACTTATTAACCAAACCGTCATTCAGCCATTTGATAAACTCTTTAAGATCGCTAATGCATTTTTTTGCATTCTTTTTTGAAACAATTTTTTCAAAACTACTTGATATAGCTTCAGGGTGTTCGCCCGATTTATGTTTAACTCTCACTTCGAATGGATCAGGTTTGCCATGAGCTACTGATGCTCGCAGTTTTTAAAGCACTTTAATACTCTGATAAGGTCTCAGCATCGGGAAAGTTTAATGACGATAATTCTGAGAGCTTTTTGAGTTTTCCTGGAGTTCCGTAATAATCTTTACCCGTGAAGTAGGTCCTCTCGTGTTCGTATATGTCTGGAGCAACTTTGTGGAGCGCGTGATTAAGATAAGCTTCATAAGCAAAATAAGCCATACTCATAGACGTGAGCCAAAAATATATTTTACCATCCGGTATTTTCTCGGCCAGTTCAATCTGTCTCTGGCAACAAGACCAGAGAATTTCGTATGTATATCTTTCGCCACTAACGTCATATTCTTTAGTCATATCTATTCAGCTGGCATTAACATTGCGATAATCGAATCTGTTTTTAGTATCCTGTCAATTGGTTTATCGTGATATTATGTTATATTTCGTTAATATTGTAACACCTACTTGTTATGCTCTTGCATTGCAGAAATTCTTTCTTAACGATTCCAGTTTCGACAATACATTAAGCCATAGCTTTTTATCATTAAATCATATTTTTCAGGTTCAAATTTTTTAAGCTTAAGCAAACCATAAACTTTATTGCTCGCCTCAATCATCAATTGTTTCATTTCTTCATTTGAGATCCTGCTTATTGATTTATCTTTCAAAAGGTCTGAGGCTTCTCCAGCATGAAGGTCTTCTATCATGCCATTTCGAAAACAATATGCAGTTATTGCATTAGCCTCATCTTTTAACGAAAAACCATCAGGAAAGAAATCCTCAATTAATTCTTTGGGCAATTTATCCAGATCCATACAAAACCTCCTCCTTTTAAGAGCACAACAAGCTATCATGTGGTTCCTGATAAATCTAGGAAACCATGCCATTGGCAATATAAAATCAGATGTAGGTAATTTCTAACATGACAACTCTGAATTTGGCATGCTATCAAGATTTGACACTGCTACAGATTTGATGAGTCGGAGTGAATCCATTATCCTGCAAAGGCAGGAAAGATGGTTGTACTTTTCTATTCGATAACAAGATGAAACATTAATAGTATTTATTTAGTTGTTTTAAAAATCTTTTAGAAGAATTGAGACTAAGATAAAATCCAAAATATTCATGGCCTTTAGAATAAGTACATTTTCTAATTCTATAAAATACAATCGAGTAATCTGATTCCTTCTCTATTTTTAGATGATTATTTTTATACTCGACTTTCGGGGTTAAGCGTTAGCAATTAAATGCATGTTTTTATTGATAATAAACGTTTTTTCGCTGGTAAAACTATTCATATTTTCTTGAATCATTTCCAAAATTTTGTTGCGGATATTCGCGGGTACTGCTTTGATTTTATGAAGATTTTCTACGATTTCGCAGAGAATTCTGCCGTTGGTTTTCAGTGCTTAACTACGAAGGTCAAAGTTTTTATCTCCACAAAGGCTCGATTTTATTGTCACAAAATTGTTTTTATGGCAAATGTATCCTTGCGAGAGCTCGACTTACTTCTTGACAAGTATCTGGAGAGTTTCCCATTGCCTGTTCTCGAGCATGAAATGCAGTGCCACTTATGTATATAGAAAGGTATGTTTTGTGTTCCGCAGATCCAGGAGGAAATTGCCTGTCAATCCACTTGCCGACCCTATGAGATTCATATTGAGTATCGATTCCGCATCCCGAAGCTCTTCCTAAAATTACTGCATATGTTGTCAATTTATCAATAACATCTTTTTTTGATAAATCGTTATTATTGCTATACGGATACGAATTATCTTCTATGCTTAGTCTTCTGTGTCTAGTGTTCTCTTTTTTTAAACCTTTATTTTCGAATTCTTCATAAAAGAGTCCTGTATCGTTTGGATTTTCTATCTTTCTACTTTCTATTCCTAAAAAAGATGATACTAAAAATGGAGATAAAAATATACCTAGCAATATAAGTAATTTTTTCAGTTTTTCTTTATCACTTTCGTTATCCATAGCGAACTCACCATTTTTATTTTTTTTAAGAACGATATAATTTATTTATATTCATTTTCACTGTGTCTGGAAAAATTGTTTTTGCTGCAGACTTGATGAAATTTGAGCCGAGATTCTATCACGAAATTAACCTAGAAAAGTGGACGAATAATATTACCATGAGCTTTGATGCTTTTCAAATAATAAGAGAATATGCTGTCAACCATCACTTTTTTGTAATTTGACCCTATAGCATCACCCCCTTATATGACACAACCCCCTCTTTGAGATTTTTTTGATGAAAAATCGGCAAAAAATGTGATTTTGCGAAAATTTCATGAGGATGATTTTTTCGCAGAGGCTATCCTCGATTTACTCTTGCCCGTCATATTTTTGGATTCCAAAATTTTTGGTAAACCCATCTCCCAGGATACCCCCTTCCCTTCGGCATCGTCGCCGACATTTTTCTAATATTCTTCCGCATCTCACTCGCATATTCTTCCGCATTCAAAAAATGCGGAAGAATATGCCCGCTCGTGCATGATATAATGCTTTTGGTGAAAATTGTACTCATTTTCGTTGCATATACGATCCATCTCGGACTCGATCTCTCTTGCCCAAGCTTCAGCATCACCTTTTGTCTCAAATGTTTTTGTTTGCAACGGACAGCCTTTCCGTCGAATTTTGACTTGCCATTGTCCTTTGCCGCGTTTGGTGAATGTCGCCATGGGTTCCTCCAGTGTAGCTTGGTTGTCCCAGGAGAAGGCCGTTGTCCCCACATTGTCCCAAAAAGGCCATCAGACACAAAAAAGGGGTTAGATTTTCATCTAACCCCTTTTATTTGCTGGTGCGCCCGGCAGGATTCGAACCTACGACCCTCTGATTCGTAGTCAGCCCCAGGATCAAAACAAAAGGCCAGTTAAAAAAAATTATCTTTTAAAAACAATAACTAACGTTAATACAATATAACTCGATATAACTGAATTTTAATCTTGAGTGTCCCAAAATTGTCCCAAAATTGTCCCAAAATTAGGACGATGCTGATTCCTCGTAATTCTTCAAAATGTATAATAAAAAATAAAATCCAAAGCAAGCTTTTTTCAGTATAATATCGATGTCAGAGGCTGGCAAATTTTGGGAATCTCCGAACTGTCCAGCGTTATTACCATAGTTTGGTAGTTGTTGTCAGATGGATGGTTCAACTGGATTTCCACTCAATTTTTACATGATCAATTATTTTTATTTATTTACAACTCCAAACGGTATATAAACTGAAGGCAACACAGAAGATGAAGGTTTTAAATGTAGTTTTTGATCATCAAAGAATATATGAGGCTTAAGTATATTTAGAACTTTCGACTTTTCTACACCGCCCATAAAGAATGCTTCATTCACATAAATATCCCACGTTCGCATTGTATTAATTACACGTTTATGCGAAGGAGCATTTCGTGCAGTTACAATAGAAATATTCAACATAGGTGAATATGTTGAATCTTCGTTTTTCTTTTTAGATTCAAGTTTTTGTATATCAGATATCCGTTGCAAAAATTTTTTTAATGGACCTGGGTTATGCGGCACATCTACTAATTCTAATTCATGTGCATAGAAATCTTCTATCTGACCTGAATTTTGATAGATACCTTCAGCTTCATCGTCCGCAATCACGCCATCAAAGTCAAAAGCAATCCTTAGTTCCAAATCATTAATGTCGTCTGTAATGTCTCCCTTAAGGATTTGTCCTGCTGGGTAACCGGCAAGAACAGCTTGACGAACATCTTGGTAGTTTGCGGACAGAAACAGATCAATATCGAATGCTGGTATATAAATATAAGGAGATTTTCCTTGAAGAAATACTGCTCTCGTAATTCCTAGTTCGTAATGCTCTATTGAATTCATTACCCGTAAACCTGTATCAGGATCATTGCGTGAAAGCAAAATAACTTCCACTAGAGGATCTTTAGGTCGTAACATATTTAACTTCAATATACGTCGTACAAACGGAAAAGCTACCCCTCTTTGAAGAGGACTATCCTGTTTTGTTCTCTGATAATTCCTATAAACTTCTTCACCTTGTTCCCTGAAAATTTTATCAGAATTTTGCAAATCGAATAATGCGCTTGAAGATAATCCAACAACAAGTCTTTTGGTTAAATCATATGGCACTTTTATTATCTCCTACATAATAACGATTTACAGACAACGGTGCCCGCAGGGAAGAATCGCTCTTTGCGAGACTCTGATTCTACGCTACTCGTTGGTAAGGGATGATTTCCTTTATCTGGAAAAACAAAGTAGTTTTGACGTCTCAATCAACACCGCGAAATAGATACAATCTCTGTACATACCACCATAATTTCATCGAAATACAAAATCGTACTACAATTATTTGGCCACATTACGACGCTACGTTTAAACTCATCATCATGGCTCCTGCGAATATTGCTCATCCACTCCTCGTGGTTGCTTGTCATTATAGTGGCTTAATTCCGACTCCTCAAGTCTGTAGCAGGACCAATGCGGAGTACTTTTCGTATGGCTAACGGCCCGCGGATGAGCGGTGGCCGCAGGGACAAGTTTACTTGGACTTGTGGACATCCGCTCGATCCGCTTGTTGTGAGGCTCTTTGCGCCGAGCAACAAGCGTCCGGCAACAACGCTGCAAATCACCGGAGGCCAAAAGCAGAGCAAGGGACGAACGGCGCTTTTGGCCTCCGAGTGCGTTTGCCTTGTTAGGCGATTTTTTACCAATCCATATTTCCGGTACAATCATACACTCCTATTAGGTAGTCAACAAAGCTCTCCATATCCGCTGTCGAGGCCATAGCATCTCGATATGTGGAGTCTGATGCGTACGTGAGAATACTTGGCAGTGTGCTTTTAACATAAATTACTTCCGGAAAATCGTTTGACTCCCAATAGAACTGCATAAACTCTTCAATAGCGCTTATTGCTTCTTCTTCCTGGAACTCAGTTCCGCCTTGCATTGAGAAGCGAGAACTTCCTTTCTGATGCGGCATAAGCAATGGAACTGCTCCCGCTCCAGAATGGATTTCAAAAGCTTCACCGTTCTTACCAAATGCCCCATGAGTCATGTAGTTTCTTATTTGCCTTTTGATCACGACTAATCTGTCATAGTGCGGCTTTACCGAATTGTCCTGAACATCAAGACATGCTTTGAATTTTGATGCCCAATCTTTGTCTGCTAAATTTGCTACATCCTCGCCTGTCAACAAATGACCTTTCAAAATTGCAGCATGGATAAAGACATGCTCAGTAAAACTGTAAAACGCATCAATTGCTGAAAGCGCCAACCATTCTGATTCCTTCTTCAGTTCATAATATGGCATACGAACACTCCAAGAGCGTTCAGAATGCTGCGTCTTTATTCTTTCGTCCTTCCTAGAAATTGCCTCTTCTAGCTTTTTCTTATACTCCATTAATAGAAACGTATATCTATCATGCAATCTCATGCTGTGATTCAAAACATTTAATTTTGATTGTTTTGCAGCTTCATTCGCATGCCACTCGAAATACGGTTGGGCTGCTTTTGCCGCTTTTTTTATCTTCCTTACAATTTCTTGGCATTCACCTTCTTGGTTTTCCTTATCCGCAGCAAATAAACCCATCCCCATTTTTCTGTGTTCTAGAAGATAGGCTGTCCCGTTATACTCAATTGGTACTGACCATGCGACTTTCTCAAATTGACCTAGGTTTTTATAACCGAGTAAATCCACAAATAGAAAATAAACCAGATAATATGGAGGCAAGCTCCTCCCGGCATCTGTTCGGTTAGCTGTAAATAGGAAATCCTTCACAGCCTTGGCACATCTATCTGACGCTGATGCAATGGGGTCAAGGATCTTCTGAATTCGCTCTCTCAAGCTATCAATATCATTTGGAAGATTCATCGCCTTTTTCCTACACGCCTAACACATCGTTAAGAGACAAATAATATGTTGGCTAAAATTAGCGACGCAGGAGCAAAAGCAAACTGTTATTTGCCTTTATTTAACGAC comes from Desulfoplanes formicivorans and encodes:
- a CDS encoding 5'-nucleotidase; the protein is MPYDLTKRLVVGLSSSALFDLQNSDKIFREQGEEVYRNYQRTKQDSPLQRGVAFPFVRRILKLNMLRPKDPLVEVILLSRNDPDTGLRVMNSIEHYELGITRAVFLQGKSPYIYIPAFDIDLFLSANYQDVRQAVLAGYPAGQILKGDITDDINDLELRIAFDFDGVIADDEAEGIYQNSGQIEDFYAHELELVDVPHNPGPLKKFLQRISDIQKLESKKKNEDSTYSPMLNISIVTARNAPSHKRVINTMRTWDIYVNEAFFMGGVEKSKVLNILKPHIFFDDQKLHLKPSSSVLPSVYIPFGVVNK
- a CDS encoding DUF2188 domain-containing protein: MATFTKRGKGQWQVKIRRKGCPLQTKTFETKGDAEAWAREIESEMDRICNENEYNFHQKHYIMHERAYSSAFFECGRICE
- a CDS encoding DUF1848 family protein is translated as MQSNLNRCDVGWQDFSSETMQTFARELQIMNREWGLELTTCGESIDLSPWGVEHGRCIDDRLMVRLFSEDRKLMAFLGARPALFGKMEWEYMKDKGQRKECGCIVSKDIGMYNTCPHLCRYCYANTSESAVMKNRQGHASTNESIVPF